One genomic window of Trichomycterus rosablanca isolate fTriRos1 chromosome 1, fTriRos1.hap1, whole genome shotgun sequence includes the following:
- the stpg1 gene encoding O(6)-methylguanine-induced apoptosis 2 — translation MGKQVQKGLTPSCKPSGSSTIPTKYQTVVIRNTERDGFNSHTKRFTYNVNENPGPGSYLSHTSSDTCSPSFSKKGTGGFASKTARVSRKKQRGPPGPDAYNLQSSLVQQHDFNHGVSRTFRPLVAVKPENQLPRSPAPNQYNVSYSGVQVKSVVSAKSVFLSKTERSAVFTSTQRGPSPCHYSVNDEVLQKTPKVPSSCFKSTSARIQPLVNNEAPGPGSYNPHETPEPTKKTILPRRHYLGLSAPPLIPPKPPPLPGPGQYDIVNNGPPEHLNASAAFVSGTSRWTQETRGHETPGPGSYEPDVLTKRTFLYNHGKTWVPA, via the exons ATGGGCAAACAAGTCCAGAAAGGACTGACCCCAA GCTGTAAACCTTCTGGATCTTCAACCATTCCCACCAAATACCAGACTGTGGTTATCAGGAACACGGAGAGGGATGGGTTCAACTCCCACACCAAGCGCTTCACTTACAACGTG AATGAGAATCCTGGTCCAGGCTCATATTTGTCTCACACGTCCTCGGACACTTGCAGTCCATCATTCTCCAAGAAAGGAACTGGAGGATTCGCATCAAAG ACTGCACGAGTGAGTCGTAAAAAACAGAGAGGACCGCCGGGCCCCGACGCCTACAACCTACAGAGCTCTCTGGTCCAACAGCATGATTTTAACCACGGCGTTTCCAGAACCTTCCGCCCACTCGTAGCTGTTAAACCTGAAAACCAGCTCCCAAGATCACCAGCTCCAAACCAGTACAAC GTGAGCTACAGTGGTGTGCAGGTGAAGTCTGTCGTCTCTGCTAAATCTGTGTTTCTGTCCAAAACTGAGAGGAGTGCTGTTTTCACCTCTACACAGAGAGGACCGTCTCCAT GTCATTACAGCGTGAATGATGAGGTATTACAGAAGACCCCTAAAGTACCTTCATCCTGCTTCAAATCCACTTCTGCCAGGATTCAGCCGCTGGTTAATAATGAAGCTCCCGGTCCTGGAAGCTATAATCCTCATGAAACCCCAGAGCCTACCAAGAAAACCATTCTGCC GAGGAGACATTATTTAGGACTCTCGGCTCCTCCGTTGATTCCTCCTAAACCACCGCCCCTGCCTGGACCGGGTCAGTACGACATCGTGAACAACGGCCCACCCGAGCACCTCAATGCCAGCGCTGCATTTGTGTCTGGAACAAGCAGGTGGACTCAAGAGACTAGAGGACATGAAACCCCTGGACCAG GTTCCTATGAACCAGATGTGCTCACAAAGCGGACATTCTTATACAACCACGGCAAAACATGGGTACCAGCCTAA